The Actinomycetota bacterium genome contains the following window.
TCTAAGGCGGGGAGAATACCTTCCGTTTCCGAGAGAAGTTGAAATGCTTCTAACGCCTCTTTATCCGTAATAGCAGTGTAGGTGGCGAGACCTTTCTTCTTCAGATAGCTGTGTTCTGGTCCCACCCCCGGATAATCCAACCCAGCGGAGATAGAATGAGCCGGTCTGATTTGTCCATATTGGTCTTGGAGTACATAGCTTAAGGAGCCGTGGAGTATACCCTTCGTCCCTTCGCAAAGAGATGCACCGTGCCTCCGGGTTTTGAGTCCCCGCCCAGCCGCTTCCACTCCGATCAATTTGACTCTGGTCTCAAGAAAGGGATAGAAGATGCCTATGGAGTTACTGCCTCCACCAACACAGGCAACTATATAATCCGGAAGGCGCCCTTCCTTCTCCAATATCTGTTCCTTAGTTTCCACGCCAATCACGGTTTGGAAATCGCGAACCATCATTGGATAGGGATGGGGACCGACGACGGAGCCTATAACATAGTGGGTGGTCTCAACATTGGTTACCCAATCCCTGATGGCTTCATTGATGGCATCCTTTAAGGTCTTGCTACCGCTTGAGACCGGAATCACCTCCGCACCAAGTAATTTCATCCTGAAAACATTGAGGGATTGTCTCTTGACATCCTCTTCGCCCATATACACCTGGCAGGGAATTCCAAACATTGCAGCGGCGGTCGCGGTGGCAACCCCGTGTTGACCTGCTCCAGTTTCGGCAATGATTCTGGTCTTACCCATCCTCCTAGCCAAGAGGACTTGCCCGATGGTGTTGTTAATTTTATGTGCACCGGTGTGGCATAGGTCCTCCCGCTTCAAATAAATTTTGGCTCCTCCAAAGTGATGGGTCAGTCTTTCGGCGAAATATAAGGGTGTGGGGCGTCCCGCATACTCTTTTAAATAGTAGTCAAGTTCTCGCTGAAAATCTTCATCCTCTTTATATTTGTTGTAAGCCCCCTCAAGCTCAGCGAGGGCGGTCATCAACGTCTCTGGAACAAATTTCCCACCAAACTCGCCGAAATGCCCCGTTCTGTCCGGCAACAATTCAAACCATCTCCCTGTTTAAATTAGTGTGGGAAGTTGGGAGTCGGTGGTAAAAATCTTACACTACCGACTACTTACTAAGAAAGTTCTAACTTACGGACGTTTTCAAAGAATGCTCTTAATTTATCGGGGTCCTTTTTGCCCGGTTCCTTCTCTACACCACTGCTGACATCAACAGCATAGGGCTTAACCAATCGAATCGCTTCAGCAACGTTATCGGGATTAAGCCCTCCGGAAAGGATGATCGGCTTTCCAAATCCCTTTGCCTTCCTAGCAATCCTCCAATCGAATGTCTTACCGGTTCCTCCACATGCTCCTTCAACAAAGGTATCCAAAAGGAAGGCATCCACCGTTTTGTATCCCGGGAATATATCCAAATCAGAGAATTGCCTGATTCGAAAGGCTTTAATCACCTTCCGTTCAAATTGCATACAATAACTTGGCGACTCATTTCCATGAAATTGCAGAGTATCTAAGCCGCATATGGCGATAATCCTCTTCACCCGGGTTTCATCTTCATCAACGAAAATTCCCACCCTACTCACAAAGGGAGGACTGGCTTTGATGATTTCAGCAGCCACTTGAGGCTCAATGCATCGCGGGCTTTCGGCAAAAACGAAACCCAAAGCATCCGCCCCCAATTTCACCGCCAAGAGCGCATCTTCTAAATTGGTTATGCCACATATCTTAACTCTAACCATGGGATAAAAGTGATTCGAGTGATTCGAGTGAGAAGTGATTCCCCTTGCTGAACGATAAATGTCGTATGTCGAACGCTTAATTTATTTATTCATTCGACGTTCGACGGATTTTGCTCTTTAACTTCACTCCTTCACTTCCTCAATTTGTTTTAGATTTTAGGTAAATGAGCCAGAGCATCTTCTATCTTTTCCCGTGGATACTCATAGTCTACCAACTTGCCCGCGAGATAATCATCGTAAGCAGCGAGATCGAAATATCCATGACCTGTGAAGTTGATGAGGATGGTCATGGTTTCGCCACTCCTCTTGCACTTAATAGCCTCATCGATGGCTGCCTTGACCGCGTGAGCGGTCTCGGGAGCGGGAACTATTCCCTCGGCTTGAGCAAAGGTGACCGCCGCCTCAAATACCGGATTCTGATGGTAGGCTTGAGCTTCTATTATGCCTTGATCATAAAGTGCGCACATGATCGGTGCATCACCATGGTAGCGAAGCCCACCAGCGTGTATGGGAGGTGGAACGAAGGTATGACCCAATGTGTACATCTTCGCTATGGGGGCTAGGTGTGCCGTATCGCCATAGTCGTAGGTGTAAATACCCTTTGTGAGCGTGGGACACGCAGTGGGTTCAACCGCTACTACTCTTACCTTCTTTCCCTCCAGCTTGTCTTTCACGAAGGGTAGGCAAATTCCACCCAGACTACTGCCACCGCCGATGCAACCGAAGATAACATCCGGATATTCATCCATTTTTTCAAATTGTTTTTTGCATTCCAACCCTATTATGGTTTGGTGAAGCAGAACGTGATTCAATACACTCCCCAGCGAATACAAGGTATCATCATGAGTGCCTGCGTCTTCTACCGCCTCGCTTATGGCGATTCCCAAGCTACCGGGGCATTCTGGGTCCTTCGCCAGTATCCCTCGCCCACATTGAGTTTTCTCACTAGGACTTGGAATCACTTTAGCCCCCCAGGTCTCCATGAGGACTCTGCGGTAGGGTTTCTGATGATAACTCACTTTGACCATGTAAACCGTGCAATCCAGACCCATTAACTTGCAAGCCATGGCCAAAGCGCTGCCCCATTGACCCGCCCCGGTCTCAGTGGTCAAACGCTTCACACCCTGTTCCTTGGCATAGTATGCTTGGGCAATAGCAGTATTAGGCTTGTGACTCCCTGGTGGACTCCAACCCTCATATTTATAATAGATCTTAGCCGGCGTATCTAGTGCTGCCTCTAGCCTCTTTGCCCTAAAGAGAGGCGTTGGACGATACAACTTGTAGATGTCTATTACCTTTCCAGGTATATCTATCCAGCGCTCCATGCTCGACTCCTGCTCGCTGAGTTCCGCAGCAAACAGGGGTGGTGGGAGAGCAAGACCCGATGGTTCCTTCGTCTGTGGATTCAAATATGGCTCTAACGGCTTTGGCAGATCTGGTAAGATGTTGTACCATGCTGTGGGTATCTCCTTTTCACTCAAAATGATTTTCGTTTCCTCCACCTACTTATTCCCTCCCTCTAATGATTTTCGATTAGCGACTGGCGATTTTCATCTTCTTTTACCGCTGATCGCTCGTCGAATATCGCTTATCGTATTTGCTTACCCAACAATTCTCTAATCTTCGCCCCAATATCATCGCTCCTCATAAGGGCTTCTCCAACTAAAATTGCATTGACCCCCACCTCTTCCAAAAACTTAACATCTTGAGCGGTGTGGATACCACTTTCGCTCACGATGATCTTATCCTCAGGGATAAATTCAATGAGCTTTGGAGTAACCGAGATATCGACTTTGAAATCGCTGAGGTTCCTATTATTTATACCAATAATTTCCACGTTTGTCTTTAATGCCTTCTTTAACTCCTGGCGATTGTGGATTTCCACGATAACATCCAAATCCAGCTTTCGAGCGAGGGAGAGAAGCTTCGATATCTCCTCAATGGAAAGGATATTCGCAATCAAAAGTATGGCGTCGGCACCACTCACTCTAGACTCATAAACCTGAAACTCATCTATGATAAAATCCTTGCGTAAGATAGGGATTGAGGTCACAGCCCTAATATCTTCTAAATGTTGCAAACTTCCCTGGAAATGTCGATCGGTTAGCACAGAGATGGCAGCAGCGCCATTTTCCTCACAAACTTGAGCAATTCCCGCCGGATTGAAATCTTCTCTGATTAACCCAGCCGATGGAGATGCCCTCTTCACCTCAGCGATAAGACTTAAACCCGGATTTTTAAGGGCAGCCTTAAAATCCCTCGTGCGAGGCGAGAAAGATATCCGCTCCCGCAAGGTCTCAAGACCTACACTCCTTTTCCTCCGTTCTATCTCACGTCTCTTGTCCCTAATTATCTCGTTTAGAATCATAGGCAACACCCAACAAAATGAGGGAGGGAATTTTTCCTATTCCCTATATTTATTGGTGAATTCCCTGAGTTTTTCTAGTTTTTCGAGAGCCGCTCCGCTATCGATTGATTCAGCCGCAAGTTTTAAACCCTCCCCAAGATCTTTAGCCTTGTCCGCCGCCACCAAAGCTGCCGCAGCATTTAGAAGCACGATATCCCTTCGGGTTCCCTTTTCACCCGATAAAATGCTTTTCATAATCTGGGCATTTTGCTCCACCGTTCCTCCTTTGAGATCTTCAACCCTTACCCTCGGTAGACCGAATTGCTCGGGGGTTATGCTGTAGTTCTTCACCTTCCCATCGAAGAGCTCTGAGATGCGACTTTCACCAGTAGTGGTTAGCTCATCCAACCCATCGCCGTGAACTACCATGGCATGGGTTACTCCCAAATTTCCGAGGACTTTAGCGAGTACGGGAGCGAGGGAGGGATCATAAACCCCTAAAATCTGAGCCGAAGCAAAGGCGGGATTGGTGAGAGGACCCAGGATATTAAAGACCGTCCTAATGCCGATGTTTCGTCTGACGGGAGTGGCATATTTCATCGCCGGATGTAATAAGGGGGCGAACAAAAAGCCTATCCCAACTTCATCTATACAAGCTTCGACCGCTTCGGGGGGTAGATCGATCTTTACACCGAGGGCTTCCAGAACATCTGCACTGCCGCAGCGGCTGGAAACGGAACGATTTCCATGCTTAGCGATGTGTACACCAGCTCCTGCAGCCACAAAGGCTGTGACCGTAGAGATGTTAAAGGTATGGGAAACATCTCCTCCCGTCCCACAGGTGTCCACCAAATCCGCCACTTT
Protein-coding sequences here:
- the trpB gene encoding tryptophan synthase subunit beta, whose amino-acid sequence is MPDRTGHFGEFGGKFVPETLMTALAELEGAYNKYKEDEDFQRELDYYLKEYAGRPTPLYFAERLTHHFGGAKIYLKREDLCHTGAHKINNTIGQVLLARRMGKTRIIAETGAGQHGVATATAAAMFGIPCQVYMGEEDVKRQSLNVFRMKLLGAEVIPVSSGSKTLKDAINEAIRDWVTNVETTHYVIGSVVGPHPYPMMVRDFQTVIGVETKEQILEKEGRLPDYIVACVGGGSNSIGIFYPFLETRVKLIGVEAAGRGLKTRRHGASLCEGTKGILHGSLSYVLQDQYGQIRPAHSISAGLDYPGVGPEHSYLKKKGLATYTAITDKEALEAFQLLSETEGILPALEPAHAIAYLKQLAPNLSKDEIIVVNLSGRGDKDVQVVAQALGVEV
- a CDS encoding phosphoribosylanthranilate isomerase, whose amino-acid sequence is MVRVKICGITNLEDALLAVKLGADALGFVFAESPRCIEPQVAAEIIKASPPFVSRVGIFVDEDETRVKRIIAICGLDTLQFHGNESPSYCMQFERKVIKAFRIRQFSDLDIFPGYKTVDAFLLDTFVEGACGGTGKTFDWRIARKAKGFGKPIILSGGLNPDNVAEAIRLVKPYAVDVSSGVEKEPGKKDPDKLRAFFENVRKLELS
- a CDS encoding TrpB-like pyridoxal phosphate-dependent enzyme; protein product: MEETKIILSEKEIPTAWYNILPDLPKPLEPYLNPQTKEPSGLALPPPLFAAELSEQESSMERWIDIPGKVIDIYKLYRPTPLFRAKRLEAALDTPAKIYYKYEGWSPPGSHKPNTAIAQAYYAKEQGVKRLTTETGAGQWGSALAMACKLMGLDCTVYMVKVSYHQKPYRRVLMETWGAKVIPSPSEKTQCGRGILAKDPECPGSLGIAISEAVEDAGTHDDTLYSLGSVLNHVLLHQTIIGLECKKQFEKMDEYPDVIFGCIGGGSSLGGICLPFVKDKLEGKKVRVVAVEPTACPTLTKGIYTYDYGDTAHLAPIAKMYTLGHTFVPPPIHAGGLRYHGDAPIMCALYDQGIIEAQAYHQNPVFEAAVTFAQAEGIVPAPETAHAVKAAIDEAIKCKRSGETMTILINFTGHGYFDLAAYDDYLAGKLVDYEYPREKIEDALAHLPKI
- the trpC gene encoding indole-3-glycerol phosphate synthase TrpC; amino-acid sequence: MILNEIIRDKRREIERRKRSVGLETLRERISFSPRTRDFKAALKNPGLSLIAEVKRASPSAGLIREDFNPAGIAQVCEENGAAAISVLTDRHFQGSLQHLEDIRAVTSIPILRKDFIIDEFQVYESRVSGADAILLIANILSIEEISKLLSLARKLDLDVIVEIHNRQELKKALKTNVEIIGINNRNLSDFKVDISVTPKLIEFIPEDKIIVSESGIHTAQDVKFLEEVGVNAILVGEALMRSDDIGAKIRELLGKQIR
- the trpD gene encoding anthranilate phosphoribosyltransferase, producing the protein MIVEAIRKVVERKDLTPGEAASVMEEIMSGRATEAQIASFLTALRMKGETVDEISEFAKVMRAHAIRISPKVADLVDTCGTGGDVSHTFNISTVTAFVAAGAGVHIAKHGNRSVSSRCGSADVLEALGVKIDLPPEAVEACIDEVGIGFLFAPLLHPAMKYATPVRRNIGIRTVFNILGPLTNPAFASAQILGVYDPSLAPVLAKVLGNLGVTHAMVVHGDGLDELTTTGESRISELFDGKVKNYSITPEQFGLPRVRVEDLKGGTVEQNAQIMKSILSGEKGTRRDIVLLNAAAALVAADKAKDLGEGLKLAAESIDSGAALEKLEKLREFTNKYRE